In Lycium ferocissimum isolate CSIRO_LF1 chromosome 3, AGI_CSIRO_Lferr_CH_V1, whole genome shotgun sequence, the genomic window GCCGTAGCGCCTGGTATTCGAACATTGGCTCGAGGCATTTTCTCTCCCACTTCTTACCCTGAAAAAGCAGGGACACCTTACGTTCTTACTGTTTACCAATGAACAATGGTGGAAAAAGTTTGTAGATATAATGTGGTACAATTGTTGGGGAAATAAGTTTCTTTGGACTTTATTGTTATGGTTCAAAAAGTTAGGTTGGTATGGTCTAGAAGCCTGCTAGAGTAATGGTGTAATGTGCAAGAGCTAAACTGTTTCTCTTTCTGACCTGAAGCATCATCTAATCagtgttttcctttttaatcataGACAACATATCTATAAGGGTCTTAATATCAGCAATGCTATGAGCATTTGATTCTACCTTTTACCATTCTGGAAGTTAATGTTCACACAAAAGTTCAGGTTATGATGTGGTATTATGTTCTAGGAAAAATCTAGACATGACATCTTTATGTTTGCGTGCTCTATGTTAGCAAATTTAATATCCAGTGAATTTATGAAACGAGATCTGTTCTAATATCTCTAATGTACTTCAGGACAATTCCATCATGATTTACTTACTGTCAAATTTTGTTGCTTCTTGCAGGTTTGATAGCAAGAGGTTTTGTAGAGATTGTAGAAGGAATGTTATCCGTGAATTCAAGGAGCTGAAGGAATTGAAACGCATGCGCAGAGAACCTCATTGCAGTAGTTGGTTTTGTGTTGCTGATGCAGCATTCCTGTATGAGGTGTGATTGATTCGTCAAGTTCATCTTTTTCATTGTTCATGTGGTGTACAAAGTATGAAGTGGAAGAACCGCTAAATCTGTGCCCAATTTCATTTTTGCATGCATATCTTATAGGGGACTGATATTGGCTTTTTATGCTGTTTTTATTATAGATTTAACTGATTTTAGCTATTCCTTCAACCCTTTTAATTTTTAGATTCATGGATTATTAGTAAATTTTTTACCATTATGGTTAATAGTCttttatgcatatcatatcattgaTAGTATATCAGTTGTGGAAAAAGGACTCCAGAGAGTTAATCACTGACCCCAACTTCCCCCCTCCACTAGACCACCCCAGCTACCCACCAAATGTGGAATTAAAGGAGAGGAACAGGAAGACCTAAGATACTAATGCTACTGATTAAAAAATGCTACCGCTCCTGGAGCTTAGTGCAGATAAAGTGAAAACGGCTGTTATATGCACCAAGATTAATGCTTGTACTCTCGTGTTCAGGTTTCTCACGACACAATTGTTGCTGATTGGCATCAGGCGTTCATTGATACCTTTGGGACATATCATCACTTTGAGTGGGCAGTTGGAACTGGAGAAGGAAAATGCGACATATTGGACTATGAAAATGTTGGCTTGAGTGGAAGAGTGCAAGTCAGTGGTCTAGACTTGAGCGGTTTCAACGCCTGCTATATCACTCTACGGGCATGGAAACTGGATGGTAGATGCACTGAACTTTCTGTCAAAGCTCATGCATTGAAGGGGCAACAATGCGTACACTGCAGGCTTGTGGTTGGGGATGGATTTGTTACAATAACAAGAGGGGAAAGCATTAGGAGGTTCTTTGAGCATGCTGAAGAGGCTGAAGAAGAAGAGGTAGTCAAGTTTGTTAGGCTTATTAACCATGCTTCTCTCTCCACTATGATTATCTATAATTGCTCCCTTGAATGCTTATATTCTTTATGTCAGGAATTCTCACCTTATGGATGTTGCTTGATGTTTTCTTTTCAGGATGACGACTCCATGGACAAGGACGGAAATGAACTGGATGGTGAATGCTCTCGTCCTCAAAAACATGCGAAGAGTCCTGAACTTGCTCGGGAATTTCTTCTAGATGCTGCAACAGTAATTTTTAAGGAGCAGGCAAGTCTCTCCTTTGTGTTTCTTGTCATTAAGCAGGTGCTTAGTTGACTGTCAAGCTGCTGTTAGAGCGGCTCTACGTTGATCctttttgctcttcaacttATTTACTTTCtcataattattaataaaatactGATTTTACTTTGTTGAATGCCTCTTAACCAATAAAGAGGTTTATAATCTGCTAGATAAGCAAAGTGGACTAGAAATTGCTTGGAATTCTAGTTTCTTCCTTCCTGATAATCTTTCTTGTCAGTATGTTGCCTGGTGAAGTAAAAGAATTAAATTCAATCATATACCTACATGACTCTTTAAGTTGAGGTTGGCTGTTGACTTAAGTAGAGGTTGGCTGTTGACTCTTTAAGCAGAGGTTGGCTGCTTTATTCTAAAACTTTTTTCTCCACGGAATCCACTTGCAGAGGATTTGAGGTTTAGATATCACTCTGCTTAATTCAGTTAAAAACTAGGGAAAGTCAATCTTTGCTTTTCTTTGGGATTTCTAAAAATTGGAGAGCTAACACAATGTAATAATAGTAGCTTTATCTCTTTAATATACTACACTAATCGTTGCAAGTCTGGTTCTTCATTCCTTCTGTGATGGGATTTTCTCTGATATACTTTACAATTAAATGAAGCTGCCTTGGAAAGTTGAGGTCTCCTTTTCTTGGACTGAGACTTTCTTAGACAATTGGATCTCAATTTTTGGTCATTGTGGTGCTTGAAAGTGTTTTGACACTGAAAGTATTTGCAGGTTGAAAAAGCTTTTAGAGAAGGAACTGCACGGCAAAATGCACATAGCATATTTGTATGTCTTGCGTTGAAGTTGCTGGAGGAGCGTATTCATGTTGCCTGCAAGGACATTATTACTTTAGAAAAACAGGTATTAGAAGTTCTACTTCTTGTGAGATTATTATGCCATTTCCAATTTCCAGAGGTATATTTCTGAGTCTTTCATGATCTGTTCAGATGAAACTTCTtgaggaagaagagaaagaaaagcgTGAAGAAGAAGAACGCAGGGAGAGGAGAAgggtaaaagaaaaggaaaagaagcttCGGAGGAAGGAGAGattaagggaaaaagaaaaggatagagaGAAGAAAAGTTGTGACTCAAACCAAAGTAATTTTGCCGATGATGATGTTTCAAAGGAGGAATCATCACCTAATGTTGATGAGGAGTCTAATCTGATGAGCTATACAGACTCGGTAAGTGAAGCAGGTGAAGTTAATTTATCCAGCCCGTTATCCCCCAATGACGAAGATGATCTACTTTTGGATGGATATAATCACCCACATATGCAAATCCACTCCGATGATTATTTTGAGGAATCCACTATGAACGAGGGGAATGACTCATTTGCAACCGACCATGTGAGACATTCTGGGAGGTTGAAATTTCGAAAAGAATTCGAACCAGATTCAAGCCTGAAATGGTTCGATGGACGGCGGTTTTCTGTTGTTTCAGGCAGTGGAGGTGTGGCGAGCAAGTATGAGCCAAGACATCGCTGTGATAACTTTGAAGCTTCAAGGAGTACCAACAGGTTAAATAAGCAATTAAGAAGTAATGCTGCAAAATCCAGCATGAAAGATGGTGCCTCCAAGTTGGTTGAGAAGTTCAATGGTTCCAATAACAGGATGTATGACCGATACGACTCCTCTGCTTGCAGCTGTAACCAACACATTGACGACAGAGTTAAGCTGTACCCAAACCTGGCCAGAGGAATCGGGAACAACAAACCTGTGAATAAGGCAGGATGTGAATCAGATATCTCCAAGCCCTACTATGGaaccaaatataataatcaagtTGAATATGTGCGTGAAAATTGTGTAAGACCCAAAAGCAAAATGGCTATACGTAATAATCTGTCCAGCAGAGATTCATCTGTTATTAAGAAAGTATGGGAACCAATGGAATTGCGAAAGAAATATCCACGGAGCAGCTCTGACTCTGATGTTACCTTGAGATCTTCAACATTCCAGATCGAGAGCACTGGAATTGATGAGCATCCTGAGCCATCTGTTTCTAATAACTTGGGAGTATCCAGTCCTCTTCAGCTAAATGAAGAGAACGGCATACAAGAATTAAGAAAGTCTAGTTCTGAAACAAAAAGCAATTGTGCAAGTGGTTTTCACTTAGAAGATAAATCACTATGCTATGTGAAAGAAGTGGCTGAAGATGAAGTTGTTTCATGTCTGATGCCGAGGTCTTCCTCTCAGAGGACTTTGGGTCTATCACAAAGCAGCTCTTCTAATTCTGATAATTGTTCATCGTGCCTTAGTGAGGGAGACAGTGCTACGTCCTTTTCAAATCCTCATAATTCAGAATCATCATCGACGTCCGATTCAGAAGAGTGCAGCAAAAACTCTGAAGGAAGAGAAACTTCTGAAATTATGCAGAATCGTTTTGCTGAATGTTACGAAGTTGCGCAAGACAAACGAAATGCTACCGATAGAGGTGAGGATGTCAGTTCCCTGACACCAAATTCTGCAGGAACAACTGTTGTGGGAAGTTTCCCTACCACAGTTGCTTCAAAAAATGCAAATGTGAATGGGACTCTTGGCATGCGACCTCAACCTGTGCGTCCACCGGTCCACAATCAAGGCACACACTTCCCAAGGTTTCAAGCTCCTCCAGTGGATTACTATTATCAAACTCCACCTTCTTGGGCGACGGCTCCTGCAACTGGGTTCATGCCATTTCCTCATCCAAGTCATTATGTGTTTGCTAGTCCATTTTCATATGGTTTAAACGCGAATACCCATTTCATGCAACATGGTGCCCTTCAGCATCTAATCCCTCCACCTGTTAACCCTGGTCACATGCCTGTTTTTCAGTCGGTTGTTCCAACCAATGACAGCTGCACCAAGGAACATGCCAAGGTAATGGTAGGTAGGTTAAAAGATCCTCATCATGAAGCTAATGTGCAAAGGATGGATGCAGTAGCGCAGCACACCATGGAGAAATCAACGACTGTTGGAGCTGCTGAAAATGAGGAGTCTAGAAATTCAggcttctctcttttctctttcacACCCGatcctttttctttaaaagaaggGATGGTGAGGAACGTATCTTCAAATCTGTCAGCCAATCACATAGCGGGTGAAAGTGGCTGCAATAAGAAAGAACCCATTGAAGAGTACAACCCATTTGCAAATCGAATCGAGTTTTCCTTTTCTGATATAGTTAGATAGAGAAGGTGGCTGCCTGCCTGAGATTTCAGTTTCTATTCTCTGCTGAGTGATGGAAGTTTGAGTACTTGTAATTAAGGTGCACAATAATCCACCTCAGGAAAATTTTTACCATGTTGTCATGATTTCCTTTTTATGGTTTGATTTGCTTTGAGTTTTTTAAATTGCTTTTCCCTGATGTAAGGAGAGTAAAGGTTGAGTTGAGAGGATCCCATAAATTTCAAGTTTTCTTGATGCAATGAGTATTTGTCTTTACAGACTATTGTGGTATTTGGTTGGCAAGATATCCCTTATATTTAGAATCACAAAACCATGAATGATGTTATTCAGAACTTCTGATTTTGAGCACTCTTTATGTTGTTAAGGATTCAAGTTTTGTTAATGTCCAGTTATCTCAGGGAGGTATAATGTATTCTGCAAATCATTGAGCAGTGAAAGTTTATACAGAGATGTACTTGTTGAAGAATGTCAACAAGTTAATTAGCTACTACGCAATCTCAAGTTAGAATCGGTTGTATGAATCAAACTATATCCATTCCATACCATTCAGCtctatttcatccatttcaacaagAGTAATCTCAGTTGAATTCTCTCTAGAATCTAAAACTACACATATTCTTCTGTCTCCATTATGTTCTATtgcttttgaattaaaaaacgCTCTTGTTATTCCTATTCCGATATAGTAGTCCTTTCTAATTACTGAATTAGTCTATTAAGATTTGGTGACTCGTCTGTGTGAGCTTGCGCACATTTCTAGTTTCAAATTCGAACAAAGTAAGGAGGTGTTACAGTAGGTTGGCAGAAGTGAAATTCATATAGCTGATTATAACTCAATTGAGATTAAGGCATAGTTATTATTGGTAAAAACTTAGTCAACACCGGATATTTACATCAAATGAATATATGCATGACATGTATTTGcatattcatttctacactctaTTTGGATAGTTGTTACATGTTGCTTCGTAATGTATTATATTATAATAAATTGCATTGTATGGTACTGTATTGTTTTGATGGATACAACGTTTGGACAGGTCGTATCATTTTCCGTCGTTACATAATGACACACATCAGAAATTTCAAGGATAAACCTACCATAAAAATAGGGTACAAGGTAGAGTACAAAAAGGTAGGATAAATGATAAAATATGTTTATTAGaagtaaagagaaaatgagaccACGTTTAACCCGATAATGTAATTACTTTTTTTCATctctacttaaaaaaaaaaaaatgtctccaCCTTTTGATTTCAATACTAAATTTGGTGTTTTACTTTGTATATGTTCAGTGGTCTTTTTAGCATATTATCTTAGCTTGAAACCTTTTCTTAGtagtattattttgatattGCGTAGATCATTATCTTTATGTTGCTTCATTTATTTTGtatcttgatatttttgttgtcttatttttcttgcaatCCTGCATGACTATGTTTCTTTTGAGCTGAGGATTAATCGGAAACAAACTCTCTATCTTGCAAAGATAgaagtaaggtctgcgtatatcCTGCTCTCCTTAGACCCCActgtgggattacattgggtagGTCATAACTATAATCATCGCTTGAAACTAAATCAATTGGTAAAGAAGATGGTAATGTTGTTGTTTTAATATTTCAACATTAAGGTAGCACAAAGGACAATTTgtttttcaaatattataaatataggAATATATTATTACCTAAAAATAACAAGATTAACAATTCTTACAAATAAATCAAAGTACAAGGAAGTTAAGCTtatgttcggtatggaggaaaataagtggatttcttatttattttgttgtgtTCGGTATATAAGTAAAAAATGTTATTCTAAAAGCACTTGTATAataatctagacaaatactaGGGGTGGTGGGGATGTGGGGTGGTGAGTGGAAGATGAGCTAGGATCCTTTTCCAGCGCCGGAAAAGAAATGACAATGACTGGATATAATCTAGACAAGACAAATACTATGGGGTGGGATatggggtgggtggggtggaggtggtgggggtgagtggtggAGGTGTGGGGTGGAGTGAGTgttggggtgggtgggggtggaggtGGTGGGGGATTaggggtgaagatgaggtgAGTTCGAGGTGTGGGAGAAGACAATCAATGTAGAATGCCACTCATGAGACTTGTTTTTCCCACTTTCATTAGGAAAgtaattttcttcatcttttaagaaacttttttcttaaaaaaaatgttttttaaaaattttgaccaattgaacatgaaaaaaattagaaaatgttttcctctgCACCGATACAACCTTAATATTGCACCCCATATGAGAAGTCACAGCACTAAAATCCAAACATTTCTCTCATCTTTTCCTAGGTTACTGGTGTTAGTATGTGTGTGATAGTCATTCTTGAACTGGCCGAATAATTTATCATTTACCAACTGCTAGGagagaaaggaagaaagggaaaaaaaacacaaaattagGTAGTCTATGATATTTGCTTATTTTCCCTTATGATTCATCGCTTTCAAAATAATTAAGAGGTGACTGGGCCAAGAGTAGTACAATCTCAGAGCCATGCAATTGTCATCAATAGTTGCTATAGAGTTTTCAGTCAACTTCAAGTTCCTTTTCCTCTTCTTCATACTCTGTAATCCACTCTTTAGATTGGCTTTCAACAAAGAAAGTTTTATTCACTCTCAAGCTTTTTCTACTGATTCATACCGGAACCATTTTCTCCTTGAATTGaagaggaaaaacaaaaaagaaggctTGTTTCTCGAGCTTTCGTTTTCATCCAACCTTTGCTTCCTTGTAACCACGAAATCTAGTCAAAAGAATCaaaagagaattaaaaaaagaaccaaCTTTAGTAGAGCTCAGACAAGAGGCTGCTTTTGTTTATTGGTCTAGTCGGTGAAGATTTAATTAAGGAGATAGCTATGGAAATCTTATCTACGTATGTGGAGAAAGTCACAGATTGCTTGATGCAGCCAGTTGTGCGAGGGATTGGGTATTTATTTATTACGAGAGCAACATCGGATCTTTGGATAATGAATCTCAGAAGCGGGGTGCAGCTAGGAGTGAAGGCTGCCAGGAGAAACTTACAAGTCATTTCACCCAATGTTGAGGCTTGGTTAACTAGTGTTAATACGACTACTGCAGATGTGGCAGGTGTAATGCGAGGTAGAATTGAGGTTGAAAGAGGTTGCTTCTATGGTTGGTGTCCAAACTTGAAGTTACGTTACTTGCTGAGCAGGAGAGCTAAGAGAATTGCTTTGGATGTGATTGAACTTCGAACTGAAGGCCACAATTACGATGATTTCTCCTATCCTGCGCCACTGCAGTCGAAATTGAAGCTATACCTAATAACAGTGGTGAGGAGTTTgactcccgaaaattgaaagagGAACAGGTCATGGCAGCTTTGACAGATGAAAGTGTTCCTATAATTGGGATATGTGGTATGGTTGGTGTCGGTAAGACAACTTTGGCTGAGAAAATCAGTCAAAGGGCGAAACAAGAAAGATTGTTTGATGAGATTGTCATGGCAACTGTCAGTCAACAACCAGACTTTAAAAGAATTCAGGGTGAGATCGCAAGAGAAGTCGAGCTTACATTAGAACGGGATAATTTGTGGAGTCGTGGAAATTTGCTGCGTTCAAGGTTAATGGGTTAGGACAATGTCCTTGTAATCTTGGATGATGTTTGGGAGGCTCTTGATCTAAAAAGACTGGAATTCCCAGTGGTAGCAACCACAATCATCAGTGCAAGGTGACCTTGACAACGTGTCTCCGAGATGTTTGTGAAGCTATGGAGGCTCAAAAGATCACGGAAGTTGGAACCTTATCTGAAGAAGAATCATGGATTCTTTTCGGGCATAAACCGGTAATTTAGCTGACAATCCTTCTCTTTTTGACATAGCAAAAGATGTTGCGAAAGAATGCAAGGTGTTGCCGCTTGCAATTATTACAGTTGCTGGATAAATAGTACTGAGTAATATTCAGATAGTCATTTCTGTTTATCACGGAAGCTAGCAACtttcttttacttttcaaaTATTCCCGATTAGAAATCTGAAGCATCAGTGCActcacaaggtaggggtaaggtttgcgtacactctatccttCCAGACCCCCTCTTTGTGgtattacactgggtatgttgttgttgttgttgtgttgtgttgtattgcaTTTCTATGCCAATCATCTTTGTCCTTTTGCAATTTCTGCTCCCAGGCACTAAACCGTCGACAATATGAAGCTAGTGATGGAGACGAGCTGAAAGTTAGTGATGTCTACACCGAAGCTAGTGGGACGTTAAAGAAGATCTCATAAATCTAGTGCCTTGCTAGTCTTGGATGTTCTCAAAGCATTATATTGAACTCAAAGTCAGACATAATAAGTGTAATAATGCTAGTGTGCTTTCATCATCTCAAGCACATTTTATCCTTCTCTAAGAATGTGTTTTAACATCCCTATGCATTTTATGTAAAGGACCCCAACTCAGAACTGTTAAATAATGTTGCCTAAGGTTGCTACCTTCATAATGGAAATCGTCTCTCCGCTTTTGTTATTTCTCTATTGGAAAATTAATTGCAGTTAAGCATAACCCGGAAGGTGAAGCAACAACAACTTTTGCAAATATGTTGTGGTAGCTCTGTGTTGTCTTTGTGTGATCCATAGGCTACAGATTCGAGCCGTGGAAGCGACCACTAGAGCTTGCATTAGGTTAGGCTATCTACATCACACCCATGGCGTGCGACCCTTCTCTGATCCTATTAATGGGGGATGTTTTGTGCACCGGGTTGCCCTCAATAGCTTGCATATTTTTGGtgtttatttagcatgtttgttttaGAATGACAGTGAGTTGGTATAGTTGATCTTGCatcactaataaaaaaaaaaaaaaaaaaaagaagataaacaTCGAACTTACAACTCATAAGTCAGAAATACATTATAATCTATACATACAAGTTTAACTTATATTCTAACACTGGAAAAAAATGTATGCTATCAAATCAGCTAAACAACTAAAAGATAATTTACAAGTAAAAAAAGCTGGAAAATGCAGGTTATTTTTGCAAGTTAGAATATGTGTGTAGGTTACTCTCTCCAAATTTAACTTAAtaatagtactccctctgtcacATATTAGTTGTCAATGTTACTATAAATATTTGTTCCAGTATATTTGCCATTTTACGAAATCAAGATAGAATAACCTGTTTGGCCAAAGTtctaaaattaacttttttcgAAAagtttgctttaaaaaaaaaaaccttttggtGAGAAATAATTTATGtttgactaattaatttaaaaagcacttttaaGCAGCAATTCGTGTTTGACCAAACTTTAAAAGTGCTTCtaagtatattttttaaaacatgatATTGGGGAAAAGTCATTCGCTATTTTTAGCTACTGAAAAAACAACTTTTGCTACTCCCATGAAatacttattttctctcaaaaactTGACTaaacgcttttttttttttttaaaaagtactttcgGCTTCCCAAAcacttggccaaacaggctagaaattatttatttttgtccCATTTTACCATTTTGGCAAATTCGAGAGTGCATAGACCGGGATGACAATCCGGGACAAGTCCAGTGCATTCCACCTAAAAGTTAAAAGAGGAAAACCTTATTGACTAAAATACCCTTGTTACAAAAGGATACACTTGGTTTGACACTTCCTCATTAATATACACTGATTGACCAATCGGAAACCCTAATTTTGACCAatcggaaaataaccttagaatGCCTTAAAGCTCGAAGCACGGTCAAGATACCACAGACACAAAatcaaaggtttttttttttttttttaatatttatttttatggtcGTAAATTActatttgtagaaaatatatTGATGgggttgcttttttttttttcttttaattaatgcAGAAggtgaaagaagttgaaattggggTTCCAAtagtgtatggaaatgttgcATTTTGGCTTGGTAAGAAGGCAAGCGAGTGAGTATTATCAACAAAGTTGATAAAGTTAAATTAATTGtatgttactccctccggttcaaaataagtggctacttagcctttttattttggtttaaaataagtgtccacttacctTTTTTCACACTCTTTGAGAAAACACCTAACTCCTAAAGAAAAATAGGTGTTTTCGACTAAACTACCCTTAATTAATTAGACAGTTGTCTATTTATTGTTTTGAGTAGataggggtaaatttgaaaaaataaagttaattcatttttattatgTTTGCTTGTTGCTACTACTGAGTACACgctaccctccctagacccacttgtgggattacattggggTATGTTATtcctgttgttgttgttccttttTGGTTATGTATATGGacaattattttgaaccaaaaaaacaaggctaagtggacacttactTTGAACAGAAGGGAGTATGTTACTATTGTTGTGTGATATGTTTGTCTGAGTGAAGTGTTGATTTCTGGAGTGCAGGTTCCAGTCTCATAAATGGACTATTTACATTCGTGGCGCAACTAATGAGGATCTGAGTGTGGTGGTGAAACGTGTGGTTTTTTCAATTGCACGCAAGTTTTAACAATCCTATGAGGGTTGTGGACACACCGCCTTTTGAGTTATCAGAATCTGGATGGGGTGAATTCGAAATTGTGATAACCCTTCATTTCCACACTGATGTTTGTGATAAACCATTGCACTTGTGAGTTGAAATGATTAAACACATATGCCTGGACCATAccatttactccctccgtcccaatttaagtgttttagtttGACTGGGTACGaagtttaaggaataaaaagagacttttgaatcttgtgattctaaattaaagatgtgtgtaatgtattaaaatgttctttgaatcttgtggttttaaacttgCCATGTAGGATGTTAGAATTGTCAAGAGGCACTCTTTTTAGgacaaatcaaaaagaaaagtaagacgcttattggacggagggagtaaaattttaaattacatCTACAGTGCAATTATCTAAAATACGCCTCAGTCCCAACCTAGTTTGGGTCGGTTGTATGAATCCTAAATGATCTGTTTGGGTCCAGAATATTTCGATACTCCATACTTGAGGATTGTCTAATCCTAAGGATTCTCTATAAAGAAATTTCCTAGCTTGTTGTTGTACTGTCTTTAAGTAAATTTAAATCACATGGAAAGGACAATGTCTCAAAAGATCTAAGATCTCTCGGATTCCTTGTGGATTTTAGCTAAAATGGAAGCAATTTCATATAGGCAATccattaattgaaaatttgtaCTAATTGAAAATTTATACACTTACATTAGACCTAGTGTTTGCCTGGAGTCTTTTAGTTTGCAGAGAGATGcgtgtatgttaatatggaaaTATCTGTAATTTTAAAGAACCTCTAGTTTTAGAAAGCCCCTAATCTATTAGTATTAGAATGAAATGAGCCCAAATAGAGCAAAATGGATGGATGATTCATATAATCATAGGTAGCCCtaactagtttgggattgaggctTAGCC contains:
- the LOC132049171 gene encoding uncharacterized protein LOC132049171 translates to MPGLAQRNNDDEEEYVNETVSFNACSKSISSNGFWSKHRQDISNNQLLKFWSELSPQARQDILRIDKQTLFEQARKNMYCSRCNGLLLEGYHQIVMYGKSLQHEDAVVHRPCGRVGTLKDQCDGELRATTGSEYDVQDPSVHPWGGLTTTRNGMLTLLDCYLYAKSLKGLQNVFDSSRARERERELLYPDACGGGARGWISQGMATYGRGHGTRETCALHTTRLSVDTLVDFWTALGDETRQSLLKMKEEDFMERLMYRFDSKRFCRDCRRNVIREFKELKELKRMRREPHCSSWFCVADAAFLYEVSHDTIVADWHQAFIDTFGTYHHFEWAVGTGEGKCDILDYENVGLSGRVQVSGLDLSGFNACYITLRAWKLDGRCTELSVKAHALKGQQCVHCRLVVGDGFVTITRGESIRRFFEHAEEAEEEEDDDSMDKDGNELDGECSRPQKHAKSPELAREFLLDAATVIFKEQVEKAFREGTARQNAHSIFVCLALKLLEERIHVACKDIITLEKQMKLLEEEEKEKREEEERRERRRVKEKEKKLRRKERLREKEKDREKKSCDSNQSNFADDDVSKEESSPNVDEESNLMSYTDSVSEAGEVNLSSPLSPNDEDDLLLDGYNHPHMQIHSDDYFEESTMNEGNDSFATDHVRHSGRLKFRKEFEPDSSLKWFDGRRFSVVSGSGGVASKYEPRHRCDNFEASRSTNRLNKQLRSNAAKSSMKDGASKLVEKFNGSNNRMYDRYDSSACSCNQHIDDRVKLYPNLARGIGNNKPVNKAGCESDISKPYYGTKYNNQVEYVRENCVRPKSKMAIRNNLSSRDSSVIKKVWEPMELRKKYPRSSSDSDVTLRSSTFQIESTGIDEHPEPSVSNNLGVSSPLQLNEENGIQELRKSSSETKSNCASGFHLEDKSLCYVKEVAEDEVVSCLMPRSSSQRTLGLSQSSSSNSDNCSSCLSEGDSATSFSNPHNSESSSTSDSEECSKNSEGRETSEIMQNRFAECYEVAQDKRNATDRGEDVSSLTPNSAGTTVVGSFPTTVASKNANVNGTLGMRPQPVRPPVHNQGTHFPRFQAPPVDYYYQTPPSWATAPATGFMPFPHPSHYVFASPFSYGLNANTHFMQHGALQHLIPPPVNPGHMPVFQSVVPTNDSCTKEHAKVMVGRLKDPHHEANVQRMDAVAQHTMEKSTTVGAAENEESRNSGFSLFSFTPDPFSLKEGMVRNVSSNLSANHIAGESGCNKKEPIEEYNPFANRIEFSFSDIVR